The Chrysemys picta bellii isolate R12L10 chromosome 5, ASM1138683v2, whole genome shotgun sequence genome includes a window with the following:
- the GNPDA2 gene encoding glucosamine-6-phosphate isomerase 2 isoform X1 — protein MRLVILDDYDLASEWAAKYICNRIIQFKPSQGRYFTLGLPTGSTPLGCYKKLIEYHKNGDLSFKYVKTFNMDEYVGLPRNHPESYHSYMWNNFFKHIDIDPNNAHILDGNAPDLQAECDAFEKKIEEAGGIDLFVGGIGPDGHIAFNEPGSSLASRTRLKTLAMDTILANAKYFDGDLSKVPTMALTVGVGTVMDAREVMILITGAHKAFALYKAIEEGVNHMWTVSAFQQHPRTIFVCDEDATLELRVKTVKYFKGLMHVHNKLVDPLYSMKEEN, from the exons ATGAGACTGGTAATTCTTGATGACTATGATTTGGCAAGTGAATGGGCAGCAAAGTATATTTGTAATCGTATTATCCAATTCAAACCAAGTCAGGGAAGATATTTTACGCTTGGCTTACCAACAG GGAGCACACCTTTAGGATGCTACAAAAAACTGATAGAATATCACAAGAATGGAGACCTTtcttttaaatatgtaaaaactTTCAATATGGATGAATATGTAG GGCTTCCAAGAAATCATCCAGAGAGTTACCATTCTTATATGTGGAATAATTTCTTTAAGCATATTGACATAGATCCTAATAATGCTCACATCCTTGATGGGAATGCTCCAGACCTACAGGCAGAGTGtgatgcatttgaaaaaaaaattgaagaagCTGGGGGAATTGATCTGTTTGTCGGAG GCATTGGTCCAGATGGCCACATTGCTTTCAATGAACCAGGATCAAGTTTGGCTTCAAGAACAAGGTTAAAGACTTTAGCAATGGATACCATTTTGGCAAATGCTAAATACTTTGATGGAGACTTATCTAAAGTGCCAACTATGGCACTAACTGTTGGTGTCGGAACAGTGATGGATGCTAGAGAA GTTATGATTCTCATAACAGGTGCCCATAAAGCTTTTGCTTTGTACAAGGCAATTGAAGAAGGGGTCAATCATATGTGGACAGTTTCTGCTTTCCAGCAGCACCCCCGCACTATCTTTGTATGTGATGAAGATGCTACTTTAGAACTAAGAGTTAAAACTGTGAAATACTTCAAAG gTTTAATGCATGTTCACAATAAACTTGTGGACCCGCTGTACAGTATGAAAGAAGAAAACTGA
- the GNPDA2 gene encoding glucosamine-6-phosphate isomerase 2 isoform X2: MGVRGEALFTITMRLVILDDYDLASEWAAKYICNRIIQFKPSQGRYFTLGLPTGSTPLGCYKKLIEYHKNGDLSFKYVKTFNMDEYVGLPRNHPESYHSYMWNNFFKHIDIDPNNAHILDGNAPDLQAECDAFEKKIEEAGGIDLFVGGIGPDGHIAFNEPGSSLASRTRLKTLAMDTILANAKYFDGDLSKVPTMALTVGVGTVMDAREVMILITGAHKAFALYKAIEEGVNHMWTVSAFQQHPRTIFVCDEDATLELRVKTVKYFKGLMHVHNKLVDPLYSMKEEN, encoded by the exons ATGGGGGTCAGAGGGGAAGCG CTGTTCACCATCACAATGAGACTGGTAATTCTTGATGACTATGATTTGGCAAGTGAATGGGCAGCAAAGTATATTTGTAATCGTATTATCCAATTCAAACCAAGTCAGGGAAGATATTTTACGCTTGGCTTACCAACAG GGAGCACACCTTTAGGATGCTACAAAAAACTGATAGAATATCACAAGAATGGAGACCTTtcttttaaatatgtaaaaactTTCAATATGGATGAATATGTAG GGCTTCCAAGAAATCATCCAGAGAGTTACCATTCTTATATGTGGAATAATTTCTTTAAGCATATTGACATAGATCCTAATAATGCTCACATCCTTGATGGGAATGCTCCAGACCTACAGGCAGAGTGtgatgcatttgaaaaaaaaattgaagaagCTGGGGGAATTGATCTGTTTGTCGGAG GCATTGGTCCAGATGGCCACATTGCTTTCAATGAACCAGGATCAAGTTTGGCTTCAAGAACAAGGTTAAAGACTTTAGCAATGGATACCATTTTGGCAAATGCTAAATACTTTGATGGAGACTTATCTAAAGTGCCAACTATGGCACTAACTGTTGGTGTCGGAACAGTGATGGATGCTAGAGAA GTTATGATTCTCATAACAGGTGCCCATAAAGCTTTTGCTTTGTACAAGGCAATTGAAGAAGGGGTCAATCATATGTGGACAGTTTCTGCTTTCCAGCAGCACCCCCGCACTATCTTTGTATGTGATGAAGATGCTACTTTAGAACTAAGAGTTAAAACTGTGAAATACTTCAAAG gTTTAATGCATGTTCACAATAAACTTGTGGACCCGCTGTACAGTATGAAAGAAGAAAACTGA